A single window of Pseudarthrobacter psychrotolerans DNA harbors:
- a CDS encoding inositol monophosphatase family protein, translated as MSHPELNTELLGVARQAAAAGAAVLASRNGEALDISNKGDAGDWVTAFDVAAENAVRDAIMAARPQDTITGEEHGTTRPVAPSGYRWSIDPLDGTTNFIRNIVYYATSVAVADSDGVWLAGVVDAPALGRVYYAARGQGAWLEERGRVTRLQGPAPDRAGQILATGFSYDPAVRSEQAALLGSLMDGFADVRRLGSAALDLCMVADGTHDAYGERGLNEHDFSAGALIAEEAGCWVRRPRLASPLDGGPTDADRLAAWTCAGTLALSGKFPL; from the coding sequence ATGAGCCACCCAGAACTCAACACCGAACTCCTGGGGGTCGCCAGGCAAGCGGCCGCCGCAGGCGCCGCCGTACTGGCGTCCCGCAATGGCGAGGCCCTGGACATCAGCAACAAAGGCGACGCCGGCGACTGGGTCACGGCCTTTGATGTCGCCGCGGAGAACGCGGTTCGGGATGCCATCATGGCTGCCCGGCCGCAGGACACCATCACGGGGGAGGAACACGGCACCACCCGGCCTGTTGCCCCCAGCGGCTACCGCTGGTCCATCGACCCGCTGGACGGCACTACCAACTTCATCCGGAATATCGTCTACTACGCCACCTCCGTGGCAGTGGCGGATTCCGACGGCGTCTGGCTGGCCGGCGTCGTCGACGCCCCAGCGCTGGGCCGCGTTTACTACGCTGCCCGGGGCCAGGGTGCGTGGCTGGAAGAACGCGGCAGGGTGACCAGGCTCCAGGGCCCGGCGCCGGACCGCGCCGGGCAGATCCTCGCCACCGGTTTCAGTTACGACCCCGCCGTCCGCTCCGAGCAGGCTGCACTGCTGGGCAGTCTGATGGACGGCTTCGCCGACGTCCGGCGGCTGGGCTCCGCAGCGCTGGACCTCTGCATGGTGGCTGACGGGACCCACGACGCCTACGGCGAACGCGGGCTCAACGAACACGATTTCTCCGCCGGTGCGCTGATTGCCGAGGAAGCCGGTTGCTGGGTCCGGCGTCCCCGGCTGGCCAGTCCGCTGGACGGCGGACCCACCGACGCAGACAGGCTCGCCGCCTGGACCTGCGCCGGGACCTTGGCGCTGTCCGGCAAGTTTCCACTGTGA
- the gatC gene encoding Asp-tRNA(Asn)/Glu-tRNA(Gln) amidotransferase subunit GatC, with protein sequence MAAINRDDVAHLARLAHIEMSAEELDRMAGELAVIVDSVKSVSEAAGDDVPATSHPIPLTNVFREDVVGHTFTAEQALSGAPDSDENRFKVPAILDEA encoded by the coding sequence ATGGCTGCGATCAACCGTGACGACGTCGCGCACCTCGCGCGGCTCGCTCACATCGAGATGAGTGCTGAAGAGCTGGACAGGATGGCCGGCGAACTCGCCGTCATCGTTGATTCAGTGAAGTCCGTGAGTGAAGCCGCCGGTGACGACGTCCCGGCAACCTCCCACCCGATCCCGCTGACCAACGTGTTCCGCGAGGACGTTGTGGGCCACACCTTCACCGCGGAGCAGGCACTCTCGGGAGCTCCGGATTCCGATGAGAACCGTTTCAAGGTCCCGGCAATCCTGGATGAGGCATAA
- a CDS encoding RidA family protein, translating into MRKTFGTGSVWEQTLGYSRAVRVDNTLYISATAASGEDGIVGEDFYTQTQYILQKLGVVLAEAGFSFEDVVQSKLYLTDISKWEEAGRAHGEVFGEIRPTLALVHVLPFLDPKMLVEIELVAQKSAS; encoded by the coding sequence ATGCGCAAAACATTCGGCACCGGCTCCGTCTGGGAGCAGACCCTTGGCTACTCCCGCGCTGTCCGGGTGGACAACACGCTCTACATTTCCGCAACGGCCGCCAGCGGCGAGGACGGCATTGTGGGCGAGGACTTCTACACGCAGACCCAGTACATCCTGCAGAAGCTCGGCGTGGTCCTGGCCGAAGCCGGATTCAGCTTCGAAGACGTGGTCCAGTCCAAGCTGTACCTGACCGACATCAGCAAATGGGAAGAGGCCGGCCGCGCCCACGGCGAAGTCTTCGGCGAGATCCGCCCCACGCTGGCCCTGGTGCACGTCCTGCCGTTCCTTGACCCGAAGATGCTCGTCGAAATCGAGCTCGTGGCCCAGAAGAGCGCCAGCTAG
- a CDS encoding GNAT family N-acetyltransferase: MQPQITIRPAAEADFQAIARITVDSYLAAGYFDSADHPYMQQIQDVAARAAKATIWVAERDRQVVGSVTLALAGEPFADIALPDELEFRMLVVDPAVQRSGAGKAMVEAIIEHAKSLEGITGVALTTGGTWESAHGLYRKTGFKRVPERDWLIPGTDIKLLVYRLDVQPT, from the coding sequence GTGCAACCGCAAATAACCATCCGACCGGCCGCTGAGGCAGACTTCCAGGCCATCGCCAGAATCACCGTGGACTCGTACCTGGCAGCAGGCTACTTCGACAGCGCGGACCATCCCTACATGCAGCAGATCCAGGATGTTGCCGCACGTGCGGCGAAGGCCACCATCTGGGTGGCCGAACGTGACCGGCAGGTGGTGGGTTCCGTGACCCTGGCGCTGGCAGGTGAACCGTTTGCCGACATCGCACTCCCGGATGAACTGGAGTTCCGGATGCTGGTGGTGGATCCGGCGGTGCAGCGCAGCGGCGCGGGCAAGGCCATGGTGGAAGCCATCATTGAGCATGCAAAATCGCTGGAGGGCATCACCGGCGTGGCCCTCACCACCGGGGGGACCTGGGAAAGCGCCCACGGCCTCTACCGGAAGACCGGCTTCAAACGCGTCCCCGAACGTGACTGGCTGATTCCGGGCACGGACATAAAACTGCTGGTTTACCGGCTTGACGTCCAGCCAACCTAA
- a CDS encoding response regulator: protein MPEDFRVLIVDDDFHVAKLHAAYVDSVAGFLALAPVGSASLALQAIHSLRPDLVLLDVYLPDASGLDLLQQLDVDTMILSAASDAESLRKAFRRGALGYLLKPFTAESLSQQLRSYARYRRLLGQPGALDQGSVERAKRALIPGDVAPSAKPRSATEAAVLESLVAGEQYSAVEVATRVGVSRATAQRYLSSLADDGAVDIQLRYGTTGRPEHRYSLPAQ from the coding sequence ATGCCTGAGGATTTCAGGGTGCTGATTGTGGATGACGATTTCCACGTGGCCAAGCTGCACGCCGCCTATGTGGATTCGGTGGCAGGATTCCTGGCGCTGGCGCCGGTGGGGTCGGCGTCCCTGGCGCTGCAGGCGATCCACAGCCTTCGCCCCGACCTGGTGCTGCTCGATGTCTATCTGCCGGACGCATCGGGGCTCGACTTGCTGCAGCAACTCGACGTAGACACCATGATCCTCAGCGCAGCATCGGACGCCGAGTCGCTGCGGAAAGCATTCCGCCGCGGCGCCCTCGGGTACCTGCTGAAGCCCTTTACTGCCGAGTCTCTGTCGCAGCAGCTGCGTTCGTATGCCCGGTACCGCAGGCTGCTGGGCCAGCCCGGGGCCCTGGACCAGGGCTCCGTGGAGCGCGCCAAACGGGCACTGATCCCCGGGGACGTGGCGCCGTCGGCCAAGCCCCGCTCCGCCACCGAGGCCGCGGTGTTGGAATCGCTGGTGGCCGGCGAGCAGTATTCGGCGGTGGAAGTGGCCACCCGCGTGGGGGTTTCCCGGGCCACGGCGCAGAGGTACCTGTCCTCGCTGGCCGACGACGGCGCCGTCGACATCCAACTGCGCTACGGAACCACCGGACGCCCGGAACACCGCTACAGCCTCCCGGCCCAGTAA
- the gatB gene encoding Asp-tRNA(Asn)/Glu-tRNA(Gln) amidotransferase subunit GatB, which translates to MSTDATLSFEEAMEKYDPVLGFEVHVELNTKTKMFSSAPNVFGDEPNTNVNEVDLGMPGVLPVVNRIAIESSIKIGLALNCKIAESCTFARKQYFYPDTPKNFQTSQYEDPIAYDGYLDIELSDGTIFRVEIERAHMEEDAGKLTHMGGASGRIQGADFSLVDYNRSGVPLVEIVTKPIEGAGSRAPELAKAYVAAVREIVKNLGVSDAKMERGNVRCDANVSLRPHGRERFGIRSETKNVNSLRAVEHAVRYEIQRHAAVLDAGNPVIQETRHWHEDTRTTTSGRPKSDADDYRYFPEPDLVPIVASREWVEELRATLPEPPAARRKRLQADWGYSDLEFRDVVNAGVMDEIEETIAAGASASVSRKWWMGEIVGRAKNADMDPGQLGVQPATIVELNQLVENGKINNKMATEVLDGVLAGEGTPAEIVAKRGLAVVSDDGPLLEAIDAALAAQPDVADKIRAGKLQAIGAIVGGVMKATRGQADAGRVKELILAKLGVEG; encoded by the coding sequence ATGAGCACTGACGCAACCCTGAGCTTCGAAGAGGCCATGGAGAAGTACGATCCTGTCCTGGGGTTCGAGGTCCACGTGGAACTCAACACCAAGACCAAGATGTTCTCCTCGGCACCGAACGTCTTCGGCGACGAGCCGAACACCAACGTCAACGAGGTGGACCTGGGCATGCCCGGCGTGCTGCCGGTGGTGAACAGGATCGCGATCGAGTCCTCGATCAAGATCGGCCTTGCCCTGAACTGCAAAATCGCCGAATCCTGCACGTTCGCACGGAAGCAGTACTTCTACCCCGACACTCCCAAAAACTTCCAGACGTCACAGTACGAGGACCCGATCGCGTACGACGGCTACCTGGACATTGAACTCTCGGACGGGACCATCTTCCGCGTGGAGATCGAGCGCGCCCACATGGAGGAGGACGCCGGCAAGCTGACCCACATGGGCGGGGCCTCCGGGCGGATCCAGGGTGCGGATTTCTCGCTGGTGGACTACAACCGTTCCGGCGTTCCGCTGGTGGAGATTGTCACCAAGCCCATCGAGGGTGCAGGTTCCCGCGCCCCGGAGCTGGCCAAGGCCTACGTGGCTGCCGTCCGGGAGATCGTCAAGAACCTTGGTGTCTCGGACGCGAAGATGGAACGCGGCAACGTGCGCTGCGACGCGAACGTGTCGCTGCGCCCGCACGGCCGCGAACGCTTCGGCATCCGCTCCGAAACGAAGAACGTCAACTCGCTGCGCGCCGTCGAACACGCCGTCCGCTACGAGATCCAGCGGCACGCAGCCGTCCTTGACGCCGGCAACCCGGTCATCCAGGAAACGCGCCACTGGCACGAGGACACACGCACGACGACGTCGGGCCGGCCCAAGTCCGATGCCGATGACTACCGCTACTTCCCGGAGCCGGACCTGGTTCCGATCGTTGCGTCCCGCGAATGGGTGGAGGAGCTCCGCGCCACCCTGCCCGAGCCGCCGGCGGCCCGCCGCAAGCGACTGCAGGCGGACTGGGGCTACTCGGACCTGGAATTCCGCGACGTCGTCAACGCCGGCGTTATGGACGAGATCGAGGAAACCATCGCCGCCGGCGCCTCGGCTTCCGTGTCCCGCAAGTGGTGGATGGGCGAGATCGTGGGCCGGGCCAAGAACGCCGACATGGATCCCGGCCAGTTGGGCGTCCAGCCTGCCACCATCGTGGAGCTGAACCAGCTGGTGGAGAACGGCAAGATCAACAACAAGATGGCCACCGAGGTCCTGGACGGCGTGCTCGCCGGCGAAGGCACCCCGGCGGAGATCGTGGCGAAGCGCGGCCTCGCCGTCGTTTCCGACGACGGCCCCCTGCTCGAAGCCATCGACGCCGCACTCGCCGCACAGCCGGACGTCGCGGACAAGATCCGCGCCGGCAAGCTCCAGGCGATCGGCGCGATCGTGGGCGGCGTTATGAAGGCCACCCGCGGCCAGGCCGACGCCGGCCGCGTCAAGGAGCTGATCCTGGCGAAGCTCGGCGTTGAAGGCTAG
- a CDS encoding ATP-binding protein: MPRLAMRFSTQTLLLQLGVVLLVVLLSGAVHAWLVSGRIGNEAENQALTLARTVASDPGIRSAVQAISKEEGTPPAPVLATGPVQAAAEAARLRTGAFFVAITDETGLRLAHPDPALLGEHVSTDPSVALAGREETTRNTGTLGPSAGAKVPIYAPGSSTTVVGIVSVGYSMESLGQSLARDIVPIVLTAGGALLTGVLASFLLRRRLQRLTLGLEPEEISTLVHDQVAVLQGVDDGVIGVSADGRISVFNAAAQRLLEQPDLSGTPWADAPVPGQLKALTRPDAAEADAIELVAGGSVLVASARKALHRSEDLGWVVMLRDRTELQQLTRQLDAVGTMSTALRAQRHEFANQLHTIAGLMSIGQHQQARDYLAGLAATGPLKFPVDQAELLQDPYLQAFVGAKGVEADERGVTLRIGPETLVRGQVTEPQDVTTVLGNLIDNAVNAAVVGSSPDRWVELEVLDEAHDDGGTLHIVVADSGNGLAAGTDPEAVFAEGFTTAGGPGLAAPAAAGARTSGGQGLGLALARKLARRRGGDVRLLEPGTPGGPGAVFMASLPRTTTGTTAGTPAGTTDLAGKDNDA, translated from the coding sequence ATGCCACGGCTCGCCATGCGCTTCTCCACCCAGACGCTGCTCCTGCAGCTGGGCGTCGTGCTGCTCGTGGTGCTGCTCAGCGGCGCCGTCCATGCATGGCTGGTGTCCGGGCGGATCGGCAACGAGGCCGAGAACCAGGCTTTGACCCTCGCCCGGACCGTGGCCTCGGATCCGGGCATACGCTCCGCCGTCCAGGCCATCAGCAAGGAAGAGGGCACGCCGCCGGCTCCCGTGCTGGCCACCGGGCCCGTGCAGGCCGCCGCAGAGGCCGCCCGCCTCCGCACCGGCGCCTTCTTTGTGGCGATCACCGACGAAACCGGCCTCCGCCTGGCCCATCCGGACCCTGCCCTCCTCGGCGAGCACGTGAGCACTGATCCCTCGGTGGCGCTTGCCGGTCGGGAAGAGACCACGCGGAACACCGGGACCCTCGGCCCGTCAGCAGGTGCCAAGGTGCCCATCTATGCACCCGGGTCCTCCACAACCGTGGTGGGAATTGTCAGCGTTGGCTACTCAATGGAATCGCTGGGCCAAAGCCTGGCCCGCGACATCGTCCCGATCGTCCTCACCGCAGGCGGAGCTCTGCTCACGGGCGTGCTGGCTTCGTTCCTGCTGCGGCGCCGGCTCCAGCGCCTGACACTGGGCCTGGAGCCTGAGGAAATCAGCACGCTGGTCCACGACCAGGTGGCCGTTTTGCAGGGCGTGGACGACGGCGTCATCGGCGTTTCGGCCGACGGCAGGATCAGCGTGTTCAACGCAGCGGCGCAGCGCCTTCTGGAGCAGCCGGACCTTTCCGGGACGCCGTGGGCCGACGCTCCGGTGCCCGGGCAGCTCAAGGCGCTGACCCGGCCGGACGCCGCGGAGGCGGACGCCATCGAGCTGGTGGCCGGCGGCAGTGTCCTGGTGGCCAGCGCGCGCAAGGCCCTGCATCGAAGCGAGGACCTGGGCTGGGTGGTGATGCTACGGGACCGCACCGAACTCCAGCAGCTCACCCGGCAGCTCGACGCCGTGGGCACCATGTCCACAGCCCTGCGCGCCCAGCGCCACGAATTCGCCAACCAGCTGCACACCATCGCCGGCCTGATGAGCATCGGGCAGCACCAGCAGGCTCGCGATTACTTGGCCGGACTGGCCGCCACGGGGCCGCTGAAGTTCCCGGTGGACCAGGCGGAACTGTTGCAGGACCCGTACCTGCAGGCCTTCGTGGGTGCCAAGGGCGTGGAGGCCGATGAGCGCGGCGTCACGCTGCGGATCGGGCCCGAAACGCTGGTCCGCGGCCAGGTCACCGAGCCGCAGGACGTGACCACCGTGCTGGGCAACCTGATCGATAATGCGGTCAACGCAGCCGTCGTCGGCTCCTCCCCGGACCGCTGGGTGGAGCTGGAGGTGCTGGATGAAGCGCACGACGACGGCGGGACGCTGCACATCGTCGTCGCTGATTCCGGCAACGGGCTCGCCGCCGGGACGGATCCGGAAGCGGTCTTCGCAGAAGGATTTACGACGGCAGGTGGCCCTGGATTGGCGGCTCCGGCGGCTGCCGGCGCACGGACCAGCGGCGGGCAGGGGCTGGGCCTGGCTCTGGCCCGGAAGCTGGCCCGGCGGCGCGGCGGAGACGTCCGCTTGCTGGAGCCGGGGACACCGGGCGGACCCGGGGCCGTGTTTATGGCTTCCCTGCCACGCACAACCACCGGGACAACAGCGGGGACACCTGCGGGGACCACGGATTTGGCTGGAAAGGACAATGATGCCTGA
- a CDS encoding LysR family transcriptional regulator, producing MEIHQLEILRELGALGSVKAVAETLMVTPSAVSQQLALLQRNIDVPLTRKEGRNLVLTEAGQVLADAGAAVVSAMADARTAIGAYHGSPVGPVTISGFHSAGQALFAPLARMLDAPGQPRIQLSDEDVAQQDFPALTARYDLVLAHRMDHSPRWPEERVAVIPLAHEPLDVALPAGHPLADRDTVTAADVVGEPWVTSHTGYSPADVLSAVAAVSSRELNIVHRINDYSTVAALVAAGGVVGLLPRHTARPVLNPGIVLRPLEGISTRRRIDILARPENLKRRSVMIVCEALQAIMTGLVEQC from the coding sequence ATGGAAATTCATCAGCTGGAAATCCTCCGCGAACTGGGGGCCCTGGGCAGCGTGAAGGCGGTAGCGGAGACGCTCATGGTCACGCCCTCCGCGGTGTCCCAGCAACTGGCACTGCTGCAGCGCAACATTGACGTTCCGCTGACCAGGAAAGAGGGCCGCAACCTGGTGCTGACCGAGGCCGGCCAGGTCCTTGCCGACGCAGGTGCCGCCGTCGTCAGTGCCATGGCGGACGCCCGGACGGCAATCGGCGCCTATCACGGATCTCCGGTAGGTCCGGTGACCATCAGTGGGTTCCACAGTGCGGGCCAGGCGCTGTTCGCACCCCTGGCCCGCATGCTGGACGCGCCCGGCCAGCCGCGGATCCAGCTCTCCGACGAGGACGTGGCGCAGCAGGACTTCCCGGCGCTGACGGCGCGGTACGACCTGGTGCTGGCGCACCGGATGGACCACAGCCCGCGCTGGCCGGAGGAGCGTGTTGCGGTGATCCCGCTGGCGCACGAACCGCTCGATGTTGCCCTGCCTGCCGGGCATCCGTTGGCGGACCGGGACACCGTCACCGCGGCCGACGTCGTGGGCGAACCGTGGGTGACCAGCCACACCGGCTACTCCCCCGCGGACGTCCTCTCCGCCGTGGCGGCCGTCTCCAGTAGGGAACTGAACATCGTCCACAGGATCAACGACTACTCCACCGTGGCCGCGCTGGTCGCGGCAGGCGGCGTGGTGGGCCTGCTGCCACGGCATACGGCGCGGCCCGTGCTCAACCCGGGCATTGTGCTGCGGCCGCTTGAGGGCATCAGCACCCGGCGGCGGATAGACATCCTGGCCCGCCCGGAGAACCTGAAGCGCCGCTCGGTGATGATTGTGTGCGAGGCGCTGCAGGCGATCATGACCGGGCTGGTGGAACAGTGTTAG
- the gatA gene encoding Asp-tRNA(Asn)/Glu-tRNA(Gln) amidotransferase subunit GatA, whose protein sequence is MTDTTELIRLSAAQLAGMLAAREVTSVEVTQAYLDRIAAVDGGERGVNAFLHVNTEEALAVAAEVDAIRAAGGAAAEELHVLAGVPIAVKDLIVTIGQPTTAGSKILEGWHSPYDATVVKRLRAAKMPILGKTNLDEFAMGSSTEHSAYGPTRNPWDLDRIPGGSGGGSAAAVAAFEAPLALGTDTGGSIRQPGAVTGTVGVKPTYGGVSRYGAIAMASSLDQIGPVSRTVLDSALLHQVIGGHDPFDSTSLPDPLADLVAAARVGNVEGMRIGIIKELHGEGYQAGVENRFNESLELLKQAGAEIVEVSCPNFQYALGAYYLIMPSEASSNLAKFDGVRYGLRVLPEDGPMTIERVMAATRAAGFGDEVKRRIILGTYALSAGYYDAYYGSAQKVRTLVQRDFEAAFAQADVLISPTAPTTAFKLGEKLNDPLAMYLNDVATIPANLAGVPGLTLPGGLADEDGLPVGIQLLAPAREDARLYRVGAVLESLLEAQWGGPLLDRAPALAETSVAGPVETLVEAKEAK, encoded by the coding sequence ATGACTGACACCACCGAACTCATCCGCCTGTCCGCCGCGCAGCTCGCCGGCATGCTGGCCGCCCGCGAGGTCACCTCCGTCGAGGTCACGCAGGCTTACCTGGACCGGATCGCAGCTGTCGACGGCGGCGAACGCGGCGTGAACGCGTTCCTGCACGTCAACACCGAGGAAGCGCTCGCCGTCGCCGCTGAGGTGGACGCCATCCGTGCCGCCGGCGGTGCCGCGGCCGAGGAACTGCACGTGCTCGCCGGTGTGCCCATCGCGGTTAAGGACCTCATCGTCACCATCGGCCAGCCCACCACGGCAGGCTCCAAGATCCTCGAGGGCTGGCACAGCCCCTACGACGCCACGGTGGTCAAACGCCTCCGTGCCGCCAAGATGCCCATCCTGGGCAAGACCAACCTGGACGAATTCGCCATGGGTTCCTCCACCGAGCACTCTGCGTACGGCCCCACCCGCAACCCGTGGGACCTGGACCGGATCCCCGGCGGTTCCGGCGGCGGTTCGGCGGCGGCCGTTGCTGCTTTCGAGGCACCGCTGGCCCTTGGCACGGACACCGGCGGATCCATCCGCCAGCCCGGCGCCGTCACCGGCACCGTGGGAGTCAAGCCCACCTACGGCGGTGTTTCCCGTTACGGTGCCATCGCCATGGCTTCCTCGCTGGACCAGATCGGCCCGGTTTCCCGCACCGTCCTGGACTCGGCGCTGCTGCACCAGGTCATCGGCGGGCATGATCCCTTTGACTCCACATCCCTGCCCGACCCCCTGGCGGACCTCGTCGCCGCTGCCCGAGTGGGCAACGTCGAAGGCATGCGGATCGGCATCATCAAGGAACTCCACGGCGAGGGGTACCAGGCCGGCGTCGAAAACCGCTTCAACGAATCCCTGGAACTGCTGAAGCAGGCCGGCGCGGAAATCGTTGAGGTGTCCTGCCCCAACTTCCAGTACGCGCTCGGCGCCTACTACCTGATCATGCCGTCGGAGGCCTCCTCCAACCTGGCAAAGTTCGACGGCGTCCGGTACGGACTGCGCGTCCTCCCCGAGGACGGACCCATGACCATCGAACGGGTCATGGCCGCCACCCGCGCCGCCGGTTTCGGGGACGAAGTCAAGCGCCGCATCATCCTTGGCACCTATGCCCTGAGCGCCGGCTACTACGACGCGTACTACGGTTCGGCGCAGAAGGTCCGCACCCTGGTCCAGCGTGACTTCGAGGCCGCGTTCGCGCAGGCCGACGTCCTGATCTCTCCCACGGCGCCCACCACGGCGTTCAAGCTCGGGGAGAAACTGAACGATCCGCTGGCGATGTACCTCAACGACGTCGCCACCATCCCCGCCAACCTGGCAGGCGTGCCCGGGCTGACCCTGCCCGGCGGCCTGGCTGACGAGGACGGCCTTCCGGTCGGCATCCAGCTGCTGGCTCCGGCCCGCGAAGATGCCCGTCTCTACCGGGTAGGTGCAGTCCTGGAATCCCTGCTGGAGGCACAATGGGGCGGCCCGCTCCTGGACCGGGCGCCGGCCCTCGCTGAAACCTCGGTTGCCGGGCCCGTCGAGACCCTTGTCGAAGCCAAGGAGGCAAAATAA
- a CDS encoding CitMHS family transporter: MLVLLGFAMIAVFMVLIMTKKLTPVLALIIVPTVFGLFAGAGLGIGDMVLESMKSMTSTAALLMFAIIYFGLMIDVGLFDPLVKFILRKLGNDPAKVVLGTAILAAAVSLDGDGSTTFILTTAAMLPVYLRLKMSPVVLTCVAGLANGTMNILPWGGPTARAATALHLDVNDVFVPMIPSLIAGLVVVFGFAWLLGLQERNRLRATAPEIWGTPDTAEPFTAEKFDADTSDGGTAASSAGTGRNGSPTPGTGSPAVGGYSPEGSSVAVLEHTETLVDERDSAMADTALDPNRKTLRPKLFWFNLGLTVAVMVVLVANIVPLPFVFMVGSAIALLVNFPKVKEQGEQLIAHAPSIVAVVSMVMAAAVLTGVLKGTGMVEAMSAWLVQIIPTSMGPFMAVITGLLSIPMTFFMSNDAFYFGVLPVLSETAAHYGISAAEMARASITGQPFHLQSPLVPAILLLVSLAKVELGDHHKKVLWRTAVVSLVMLGVGMLTGAIGIG; the protein is encoded by the coding sequence GTGCTGGTATTACTTGGATTCGCAATGATCGCGGTATTCATGGTGCTGATCATGACGAAGAAGCTGACGCCAGTACTGGCGCTGATCATCGTCCCCACCGTTTTTGGCCTGTTCGCAGGTGCCGGACTGGGCATCGGGGACATGGTCCTGGAGTCAATGAAGTCCATGACTTCCACGGCGGCCCTCCTGATGTTCGCCATCATCTACTTCGGACTGATGATCGACGTCGGGCTGTTCGACCCGCTGGTGAAGTTCATCCTCCGCAAGCTCGGCAATGACCCCGCCAAGGTAGTGCTCGGCACCGCGATCCTGGCGGCCGCGGTCTCCCTGGACGGCGACGGCTCCACCACCTTCATCCTCACCACCGCCGCCATGCTGCCGGTCTACCTTCGCCTGAAAATGAGCCCCGTAGTGCTCACCTGCGTGGCCGGCCTGGCCAACGGCACCATGAACATCCTGCCGTGGGGCGGCCCCACCGCCCGTGCCGCCACCGCGCTCCACCTCGACGTCAACGACGTTTTTGTCCCGATGATCCCGTCCCTCATCGCCGGCCTGGTAGTGGTCTTCGGCTTCGCCTGGCTGCTGGGCCTGCAGGAACGTAACCGCCTCCGCGCCACCGCACCGGAAATCTGGGGAACGCCGGACACGGCAGAACCCTTCACCGCTGAAAAGTTCGACGCCGACACGTCCGACGGCGGCACGGCCGCTTCCTCCGCCGGTACCGGCCGCAATGGGTCACCTACCCCCGGAACCGGAAGTCCCGCCGTCGGCGGCTACTCCCCGGAAGGTTCGTCAGTAGCTGTCCTGGAACACACCGAAACGCTGGTGGATGAAAGGGATTCCGCCATGGCGGATACCGCACTGGACCCGAACCGCAAGACGTTGCGCCCCAAGCTGTTCTGGTTCAACCTCGGACTGACGGTCGCCGTCATGGTGGTGCTCGTGGCCAACATCGTGCCGCTGCCGTTTGTCTTCATGGTGGGCTCCGCCATTGCACTGCTGGTGAACTTCCCCAAGGTCAAGGAGCAGGGCGAGCAGCTGATCGCCCACGCACCGTCCATCGTGGCCGTGGTCAGCATGGTCATGGCCGCGGCCGTCCTCACCGGCGTCCTGAAGGGCACCGGCATGGTCGAGGCCATGTCCGCGTGGCTTGTGCAGATCATCCCCACCAGCATGGGCCCGTTCATGGCCGTCATCACCGGCCTCCTCAGCATCCCCATGACCTTCTTCATGAGCAACGACGCGTTCTACTTCGGCGTCCTGCCCGTGCTCAGCGAGACCGCCGCACACTACGGAATCAGTGCCGCTGAGATGGCGCGTGCCTCCATTACCGGCCAGCCGTTCCACCTGCAGAGCCCGCTGGTTCCGGCTATCCTCCTGCTCGTTTCGCTGGCCAAGGTGGAGCTCGGCGACCACCACAAAAAGGTCCTGTGGCGCACCGCCGTGGTTTCCCTCGTCATGCTGGGTGTGGGAATGCTGACGGGAGCCATTGGGATCGGTTAG